Proteins from a single region of Halorubrum sp. 2020YC2:
- a CDS encoding aspartate aminotransferase family protein, translating to MSGFVFSEKPIEIASGDGVHVTDANGTEYLDFGASYACTPVGHCHPEVVDAATGQLEELMYVQASYPHAARTALYERLAEVAPVDVDNVWLCNSGTEANEAALKFARHATGREKILATTQGFHGRTMGTLATTWKDKYKEGFGPLAGGVEFVEYGDADAMREAVDEDTAAVILEPLQGEGGINPVSTEYLQAVRVATATSGAAMILDEIQTGLGRTGSMWAADRHDVVPDILTTAKGLGSGLPIGATLCRDWIAADSGDHGSTFSGGPVVSAAAGATLDVIEREGLAAHADEMGSYLRGELRDRLGDDVRDVRGDGLMVGVEVRRGSNRLLRDLAIDHQILALPAGRTVLRLLPPLTVEREHADAVVDAIAEVVG from the coding sequence GTGAGCGGCTTCGTCTTCTCCGAGAAGCCGATCGAGATCGCCTCCGGCGACGGCGTCCACGTCACCGACGCGAACGGCACCGAATACCTCGACTTCGGCGCCAGCTACGCCTGTACGCCGGTCGGCCACTGTCACCCCGAGGTCGTCGACGCCGCGACGGGCCAGCTGGAGGAGCTCATGTACGTCCAGGCGTCGTACCCGCACGCGGCGCGGACGGCGTTATACGAGCGGTTGGCCGAGGTCGCGCCCGTCGACGTCGACAACGTCTGGCTCTGTAACTCCGGCACCGAGGCGAACGAGGCCGCGCTGAAGTTCGCCCGGCACGCGACGGGCCGCGAGAAGATACTCGCGACCACGCAGGGGTTCCACGGCCGGACGATGGGGACGCTCGCGACGACGTGGAAGGACAAGTACAAGGAGGGGTTCGGCCCGCTCGCGGGCGGCGTGGAGTTCGTCGAGTACGGCGACGCGGACGCGATGCGCGAGGCCGTCGACGAGGACACCGCCGCGGTCATCTTAGAGCCGCTCCAGGGCGAGGGGGGGATCAACCCCGTCTCGACCGAGTACCTTCAGGCGGTCCGCGTCGCGACCGCGACGTCCGGCGCCGCGATGATCCTCGACGAGATCCAGACCGGGCTCGGCCGCACCGGGTCGATGTGGGCCGCCGACCGCCACGACGTGGTCCCGGACATCCTGACGACCGCGAAGGGGCTCGGCAGCGGGCTCCCGATCGGTGCGACGCTGTGCCGCGACTGGATCGCCGCGGACTCGGGCGACCACGGCTCGACGTTCTCCGGCGGGCCGGTGGTGTCGGCGGCGGCGGGCGCCACCCTCGACGTGATCGAGCGCGAGGGGCTGGCCGCCCACGCCGACGAGATGGGGAGCTATCTCCGCGGCGAACTCCGCGACCGGCTGGGCGACGACGTCCGCGACGTGCGCGGCGACGGGCTGATGGTCGGGGTCGAGGTGCGCCGCGGGTCGAACCGCCTGCTCCGCGACCTCGCCATCGACCACCAGATCCTCGCGCTGCCGGCGGGGCGGACCGTGCTGCGCCTGCTGCCGCCGCTGACGGTCGAGCGCGAGCACGCCGACGCCGTCGTCGACGCGATAGCCGAGGTGGTCGGCTGA
- a CDS encoding twin-arginine translocase subunit TatC yields MDDSDRSRDDDSAAADGSTDEGEPGSDGAVDEASEGDGSTDSEASEGVESEVTAEVEPEVGAAEGDADGSVEGDADESADGRPDTLSDPDEVVEAEDAGRSDALDAGRSDALDDGSERDEGSVDDAATADTAAAGDGGTPETAAGAPPAANAPQAVDDEESFGGIEGPETDEEMPLAAHIEEMMRRLAVVFLVGGLATLVVVTESTELINYFWSYHIPAPLENRPRLYGPLELPLTRLKVAGLAGVVVGLPAFVYQTYRFMKPGLYENERRYYLAAVPTSLVLGGVGIAFAHFLVLPAIFSYFTTYTSDAATIAFGLAETFNLIVIMLAFMAIVFQIPLFIMLAIMMNLVTRRWLESKRLIFWGSFLGVAFLFSPDPTGMAPIIVTLTMIALFEGTLAVLRWTGN; encoded by the coding sequence ATGGACGATTCGGACCGGTCGCGCGACGACGACTCGGCCGCCGCCGACGGGTCGACCGATGAGGGCGAACCCGGAAGCGACGGCGCCGTCGACGAGGCGTCCGAGGGCGACGGATCCACCGACTCGGAGGCGTCCGAGGGAGTCGAGTCCGAGGTGACCGCCGAGGTCGAACCCGAGGTGGGGGCGGCCGAAGGCGACGCGGACGGGTCCGTCGAGGGCGACGCGGACGAGTCCGCCGACGGGCGGCCGGACACGCTCTCGGACCCGGACGAGGTGGTCGAGGCCGAGGACGCCGGTCGCTCGGACGCCCTCGATGCCGGTCGCTCGGACGCCCTCGACGACGGGAGCGAGCGCGACGAGGGGTCGGTCGACGACGCCGCGACCGCGGACACCGCGGCCGCCGGCGACGGCGGCACCCCGGAGACGGCCGCGGGCGCCCCGCCGGCCGCGAACGCTCCGCAGGCCGTCGACGACGAGGAGTCGTTCGGCGGCATCGAGGGGCCGGAGACGGACGAGGAGATGCCGCTGGCGGCCCACATCGAGGAGATGATGCGCCGGCTCGCGGTCGTGTTCCTCGTCGGCGGGCTCGCGACGCTCGTCGTGGTGACCGAGTCGACGGAGCTGATCAACTACTTCTGGAGCTACCACATCCCCGCGCCGCTGGAGAACCGGCCGCGGCTGTACGGTCCGCTCGAACTCCCGCTCACCCGGCTGAAGGTCGCCGGCCTCGCGGGCGTCGTGGTCGGACTCCCGGCGTTCGTCTACCAGACGTATCGGTTCATGAAGCCCGGGCTCTACGAGAACGAGCGGCGCTACTACCTCGCGGCGGTTCCCACGAGTCTGGTCCTCGGCGGGGTCGGAATCGCGTTCGCGCACTTCCTCGTGTTGCCCGCGATCTTCTCGTATTTCACCACCTACACCTCCGACGCGGCGACGATCGCCTTCGGACTCGCGGAGACGTTCAACCTGATCGTCATCATGCTGGCGTTCATGGCGATCGTCTTCCAGATCCCGCTTTTCATCATGCTCGCGATCATGATGAACCTCGTCACGCGGCGGTGGCTGGAGTCGAAGCGGCTGATCTTCTGGGGGTCGTTCCTCGGGGTCGCCTTCCTCTTCAGCCCCGACCCGACCGGGATGGCGCCGATCATCGTGACGCTGACGATGATCGCTCTCTTCGAGGGAACGCTCGCGGTGCTGCGCTGGACCGGGAACTAG
- the argH gene encoding argininosuccinate lyase — protein sequence MSDDDPDAATDADAGASAATGEGDTAVRRDRFSGGPAREFLSSLAADAAIFEADLAVDRAHTVMLAEQGVVDDAVAGKVLAALDDVEAAGHGALPDGEDVHEAIETAVIDRVGPDGGRMHTARSRNDEVATCIRYRLREDLLATVEATLAAREALVDVAGEHAETVMPGYTHLQPAQPTTVAHYLLSYEGGLVRDTERLLDAYDRVNRSPLGAAAFAGTPFDVDRDRTAELLGFDGTVRNSMDAASARDFLAESASALATLATTLSGLAEDLIVFSKEGVVELADAYSSTSSIMPQKKNPDTLELTRGVAGDAIGEATGTLSLLKGLPRAYNRDLQRAHASVFEIAGDVREATEVAAGAVATAEWDEEALSAAAGEGFSTATGVADLLAMGGMPFRTAHEIVAGAAPEVGDGDDPAAAAAKVDEAARAVLGESLFESVSREEVERALDPAASVASRDSAGGPAPEAVAEELTAATAGVDADAAALDERREALAAAAEALDAEVATYG from the coding sequence ATGAGCGACGACGACCCCGACGCCGCGACGGACGCCGACGCGGGAGCGAGCGCCGCGACCGGCGAGGGCGACACCGCCGTCCGCCGCGACCGCTTCAGCGGCGGTCCCGCCCGCGAGTTCCTGTCGAGCCTCGCGGCCGACGCGGCCATCTTCGAGGCGGACCTCGCGGTCGACCGCGCGCACACGGTGATGCTCGCGGAGCAGGGGGTCGTCGACGACGCGGTCGCGGGCAAGGTACTCGCCGCGCTCGACGACGTGGAGGCGGCGGGCCACGGCGCGCTCCCGGACGGCGAGGACGTCCACGAGGCGATAGAGACCGCCGTCATCGACCGGGTCGGTCCCGACGGCGGGCGGATGCACACCGCCCGCTCGCGCAACGACGAGGTGGCGACCTGCATCCGGTACCGGCTGCGCGAGGACCTGCTGGCGACGGTCGAGGCGACCCTCGCGGCCCGCGAGGCGCTCGTCGACGTCGCGGGCGAGCACGCGGAGACGGTGATGCCGGGGTACACCCACCTCCAGCCGGCCCAGCCGACGACGGTCGCGCACTACCTGCTGTCGTACGAGGGCGGACTCGTGCGCGACACGGAGCGGCTACTCGACGCGTACGACCGCGTCAACCGGTCGCCGCTCGGCGCCGCCGCGTTCGCGGGGACGCCGTTCGACGTCGACCGCGACCGGACCGCGGAGCTGCTCGGGTTCGACGGGACGGTCCGCAACTCGATGGACGCCGCGTCCGCGCGCGACTTCCTCGCGGAGTCGGCGTCGGCGCTCGCGACGCTCGCGACGACGCTGTCGGGGCTCGCGGAGGACCTGATCGTGTTCTCGAAGGAGGGGGTCGTCGAGCTGGCGGACGCCTACTCGTCGACCTCCTCGATCATGCCCCAGAAGAAGAACCCCGACACGCTGGAGCTGACCCGGGGCGTCGCGGGCGACGCTATCGGGGAGGCGACGGGCACGCTGAGCCTGCTGAAGGGGCTGCCGCGCGCCTACAACCGCGACCTCCAGCGCGCCCACGCGAGCGTCTTCGAGATCGCGGGCGACGTGCGGGAGGCGACCGAGGTCGCCGCGGGCGCGGTCGCGACCGCCGAGTGGGACGAAGAGGCGCTCTCGGCCGCCGCGGGCGAGGGGTTCTCCACGGCCACCGGCGTCGCGGACCTGCTCGCGATGGGGGGGATGCCCTTCCGGACCGCTCACGAGATCGTCGCGGGCGCGGCGCCCGAGGTCGGAGACGGCGACGACCCCGCGGCGGCCGCCGCAAAAGTTGACGAGGCCGCACGCGCCGTGCTGGGGGAGTCCCTCTTCGAGAGCGTGTCCCGCGAAGAGGTCGAGCGCGCCCTCGACCCGGCCGCGAGCGTCGCGAGCCGCGACTCCGCCGGCGGCCCCGCCCCGGAAGCGGTCGCGGAGGAGCTGACGGCCGCGACCGCGGGGGTCGACGCGGACGCGGCGGCGCTCGACGAGCGCCGCGAGGCGCTGGCGGCCGCGGCCGAGGCGCTCGACGCGGAGGTGGCGACGTATGGCTGA
- a CDS encoding acetylglutamate/acetylaminoadipate kinase produces MTGSDSESTTEPPVVVKVGGAKAVDPAGAVGDVAHLAANGRAVAVVHGGSTVVDETLERLGIEPEYVESASGVTGRFTDAETMEAFAMAMAGKLNTELTARFRSAGVDAVGLSGVDGGLLSGPRKSAVRVVEDGKKKIRRGDHSGRIESVNADLLSGLLADGYTPVVSPPMAGDEGDGEVTPVNADADRAAAAVAGALGADLVLLTDVSGVYADPNDPETRIDAAATPDELAAVEDAAEGFMGKKVMAATEALDGGAGRVVIADANVRDPVVAALGGEGTVIERSALGGDADEGDADGGDTVAAEGGETA; encoded by the coding sequence ATGACGGGAAGCGATTCCGAATCGACGACCGAACCCCCGGTCGTCGTCAAGGTCGGCGGGGCGAAGGCGGTCGACCCGGCCGGCGCGGTCGGGGACGTCGCCCACCTCGCCGCCAACGGCCGCGCGGTCGCCGTCGTCCACGGCGGCTCGACGGTCGTCGACGAGACGCTCGAACGGCTCGGCATCGAGCCGGAGTACGTCGAGTCCGCCTCCGGCGTCACCGGACGCTTCACCGACGCGGAGACGATGGAGGCGTTCGCGATGGCGATGGCGGGGAAGCTCAACACCGAGCTGACGGCGCGGTTCCGCTCGGCCGGCGTCGACGCGGTCGGGCTGAGCGGCGTCGACGGCGGGCTCCTCTCGGGCCCGCGCAAGTCCGCGGTCCGCGTCGTCGAGGACGGGAAGAAGAAGATCCGCCGCGGCGACCACTCGGGGCGGATCGAGTCGGTGAACGCCGACCTCCTCTCCGGGCTCCTCGCGGACGGCTACACGCCGGTCGTCTCGCCGCCGATGGCGGGCGACGAGGGCGACGGCGAGGTCACCCCGGTCAACGCGGACGCCGACCGCGCGGCCGCGGCGGTCGCGGGCGCGCTCGGCGCCGACCTCGTCCTGTTGACCGACGTGTCTGGCGTGTACGCCGACCCGAACGACCCCGAAACGCGCATCGACGCGGCCGCGACGCCCGACGAACTGGCGGCCGTCGAGGACGCCGCTGAGGGGTTCATGGGCAAGAAGGTGATGGCCGCGACGGAGGCGCTCGACGGCGGCGCCGGCCGCGTCGTGATCGCGGACGCCAACGTCCGCGACCCGGTCGTCGCCGCGCTCGGCGGCGAGGGGACCGTGATCGAGCGGTCGGCGCTCGGCGGCGACGCGGACGAAGGGGACGCCGACGGCGGCGATACCGTCGCGGCCGAAGGGGGTGAGACCGCGTGA
- a CDS encoding [LysW]-lysine hydrolase: MAAGKERERAADDESSGGTDVVAGGGYPPACDTAARKLLYDMVSIPSPSREEERAAERLADFFEANGREAWIDEVGNVRAPANDAVLLTSHFDTVPGDIPVEVRPAPPEGELPEPSDVRVGEPGDPVLWGRGAVDATGPLVAMAVAAVKTGVSFAGVVREEVDSGGARALIDDRDAPEAVINGEPSGWQGITLGYRGLLEGTYVNTSESGHSSRPEPNAIQHAIDWWHGVEEAFTPEDSETAVFDQVTTKPISVDGGLSDDGLAVETTMDVQLRIPPSRPVDEIHELAEAELSTGSVQWGEPMPPVMESPRTDLARAFRVAIRGAGGDVRLLRKTGTSDMNLFAAAWDCPMVTYGPGNSDLDHAPDERLPLPDLDRAVDVLTEVCRERL, encoded by the coding sequence ATGGCGGCCGGCAAGGAGCGCGAGCGCGCGGCGGACGACGAGTCGTCCGGCGGCACCGACGTCGTCGCGGGCGGCGGCTACCCCCCGGCCTGCGACACGGCGGCCCGGAAGCTGCTGTACGACATGGTCTCTATCCCCTCGCCGTCGCGCGAGGAGGAGCGGGCCGCCGAGCGCCTTGCCGACTTCTTCGAGGCGAACGGCCGGGAGGCGTGGATCGACGAGGTCGGGAACGTCCGCGCGCCGGCGAACGACGCCGTGCTGCTCACCTCCCACTTCGACACCGTCCCCGGCGACATCCCGGTCGAGGTGCGGCCGGCGCCGCCGGAGGGCGAACTCCCGGAACCCTCCGACGTCCGCGTCGGGGAACCCGGCGACCCCGTGCTGTGGGGCCGCGGCGCGGTCGACGCGACGGGACCGCTGGTCGCGATGGCGGTCGCGGCGGTGAAGACCGGCGTCTCCTTCGCGGGGGTCGTCCGCGAGGAGGTCGACTCCGGCGGGGCGCGCGCCCTCATCGACGACCGCGACGCGCCCGAGGCGGTGATAAACGGCGAGCCGTCGGGCTGGCAGGGGATCACGCTCGGCTACCGCGGCCTGCTGGAGGGGACGTACGTGAACACCAGCGAGTCGGGCCACTCCTCGCGGCCGGAGCCGAACGCGATCCAGCACGCGATCGACTGGTGGCACGGCGTCGAGGAGGCGTTCACGCCGGAGGACTCGGAGACGGCCGTGTTCGACCAGGTAACGACCAAGCCCATCTCCGTCGACGGCGGCCTGAGCGACGACGGCCTCGCCGTCGAGACGACGATGGACGTCCAGCTCCGGATCCCGCCCTCGCGCCCGGTGGACGAGATCCACGAGCTGGCGGAGGCGGAGCTGTCCACCGGCTCTGTGCAGTGGGGCGAGCCGATGCCGCCCGTGATGGAGAGCCCCCGGACCGACCTCGCGCGGGCGTTCCGCGTCGCGATCCGGGGCGCCGGCGGCGACGTGCGCCTGCTCCGGAAGACCGGCACGAGCGACATGAACCTCTTCGCGGCCGCGTGGGACTGCCCGATGGTCACCTACGGCCCCGGGAACTCCGACTTGGACCACGCGCCCGACGAGCGGCTCCCGCTCCCGGACCTCGACCGCGCCGTGGACGTGCTGACCGAGGTCTGTCGCGAGCGACTCTGA
- the lysW gene encoding lysine biosynthesis protein LysW codes for MTSDTDTLTAEDPITGEEIEIPADVEVGEIIDSPVTGTELEVISLDPVVLDEAPELEEDWGE; via the coding sequence ATGACGAGCGACACCGACACGCTGACCGCGGAGGACCCGATCACGGGCGAGGAGATCGAGATTCCGGCCGACGTCGAGGTCGGCGAGATAATCGACAGCCCGGTGACGGGAACCGAACTAGAGGTCATCTCGCTCGACCCGGTCGTCTTAGACGAGGCGCCGGAACTGGAGGAGGACTGGGGCGAGTAA
- a CDS encoding argininosuccinate synthase codes for MTSVALAFSGGLDTTVCVPLLKEEYGYDEVIGVNVDVGQPTEEFDEAEETAEALGLDIHVVDAKAEFADLCFDAVKSNASYQGYPLGTALARPVIAEAILGVAEEQGCDAIAHGCTGKGNDQLRFEAVWRGSDLEVIAPVRELGLTREWEIDYAAEKDLPVEAGDGGVWSIDENIWSRAVEGGKLENPDYEPPADIYEWTAEPEGETTIEVTFEEGVPVAVDGEAMDPVPLIQHLNEYAGGYGVGRTDVMEDRMLGLKVRENYEHPAATVLLTAHQALEDLVLTKNERSFKKGIEQEWSEKAYEGLVFAPVVDALNAFVDETQDVVTGTATVKVSGGDCRVVARDSEYAVYSEEMASFNTEDVAGIAQSDATGVAKYHGLQERLANDVKASVSKPELATDGSGEADGADDTDHS; via the coding sequence ATGACGAGCGTTGCACTCGCGTTCAGCGGGGGACTCGACACCACGGTCTGCGTACCGCTACTGAAAGAGGAGTACGGCTACGACGAGGTCATCGGCGTCAACGTCGACGTCGGCCAGCCGACCGAGGAGTTCGACGAGGCCGAGGAGACGGCGGAGGCGCTCGGGCTCGACATCCACGTCGTCGACGCGAAGGCGGAGTTCGCGGACCTCTGTTTCGACGCGGTGAAGTCCAACGCCAGCTATCAGGGCTACCCGCTCGGCACCGCCCTCGCGCGCCCGGTCATCGCCGAGGCGATCCTCGGGGTCGCGGAGGAGCAGGGCTGTGACGCCATCGCGCACGGCTGTACGGGGAAGGGAAACGATCAGCTGCGGTTCGAGGCGGTCTGGCGCGGCTCCGACCTCGAAGTGATCGCCCCCGTGCGCGAGCTGGGTCTCACCCGCGAGTGGGAGATCGACTACGCCGCCGAGAAGGACCTGCCCGTCGAGGCCGGCGACGGCGGCGTCTGGTCCATCGACGAGAACATCTGGTCGCGCGCGGTCGAGGGCGGCAAGCTGGAGAACCCGGACTACGAGCCGCCGGCGGACATCTACGAGTGGACCGCCGAGCCGGAAGGGGAGACCACCATCGAGGTGACCTTCGAGGAGGGCGTCCCCGTCGCGGTCGACGGGGAAGCGATGGACCCGGTCCCGCTCATCCAGCACCTCAACGAGTACGCCGGCGGCTACGGCGTCGGCCGCACCGACGTGATGGAGGACCGCATGCTCGGGCTGAAGGTGCGCGAGAACTACGAGCACCCGGCCGCGACCGTGCTTCTCACCGCTCACCAGGCCCTCGAAGACCTCGTCTTGACGAAGAACGAGCGCTCGTTCAAGAAGGGAATCGAGCAGGAGTGGTCGGAGAAGGCCTACGAGGGGCTCGTGTTCGCGCCCGTCGTCGACGCGCTGAACGCCTTCGTCGACGAGACGCAGGACGTGGTGACCGGGACGGCGACCGTGAAGGTATCCGGCGGCGACTGCCGCGTCGTCGCGCGCGACTCCGAGTACGCCGTCTACTCCGAGGAGATGGCATCGTTCAACACCGAGGACGTGGCGGGCATCGCGCAGTCGGACGCGACGGGCGTCGCGAAGTACCACGGCCTTCAGGAGCGCCTCGCCAACGACGTGAAAGCGAGCGTCTCGAAGCCCGAACTCGCGACGGACGGCTCGGGCGAGGCTGACGGAGCGGACGACACCGACCACAGCTAA
- the argC gene encoding N-acetyl-gamma-glutamyl-phosphate reductase, which produces MTADAYTASVVGGTGFTGGELLRILAGHPEFEVVQATSRSADNMTVGRSHPNLRGLDLRFSDPDDIESVDVLFAATPHGVSMERIDEFFEAADTVVDLSADFRLPEADAYDEWYDGHESPEYLERAEYALPEINRENLPGADLIAGGGCNATATILGLKPLVDAGALGPDAGEVVVDVKVGSSEGGAGGGAASSHPERSGVVRPYAPTGHRHEAEIEAYLGLSVSFTVHAVDMVRGASATCHVFPDEPVSKGDLWGAYRDAYADEPFMRIVSGGGGVYRYPEPKSVAGTNHGEVGFELDPGNRRVVVFSAIDNMTKGSAGQAVHAANVALGLPETAGLGFDGLHPVGSP; this is translated from the coding sequence GTGACCGCGGACGCCTACACCGCGAGCGTCGTCGGCGGCACCGGGTTCACCGGCGGCGAACTGCTGCGGATCCTCGCCGGCCACCCGGAGTTCGAGGTCGTCCAGGCCACCTCGCGGTCAGCCGACAACATGACCGTCGGGCGCTCGCACCCGAACCTGCGCGGGTTGGACCTGCGCTTCTCGGACCCCGACGACATCGAATCCGTCGACGTGCTGTTCGCGGCGACGCCCCACGGCGTCTCGATGGAGCGCATCGACGAGTTCTTCGAGGCCGCCGACACGGTCGTCGACCTCTCGGCCGACTTCCGGCTCCCCGAGGCCGACGCCTACGACGAGTGGTACGACGGCCACGAGTCGCCGGAGTACTTGGAGCGCGCGGAGTACGCGCTCCCCGAGATCAACCGCGAGAACCTCCCCGGCGCCGACCTGATCGCGGGCGGCGGCTGCAACGCGACCGCGACGATCCTCGGCCTCAAGCCGCTGGTCGACGCGGGCGCGCTCGGCCCCGACGCGGGCGAGGTCGTCGTCGACGTGAAGGTCGGCTCCTCGGAGGGCGGCGCCGGCGGCGGCGCGGCCTCCTCGCACCCGGAGCGCTCGGGCGTCGTGCGCCCGTACGCGCCCACCGGCCACCGCCACGAGGCGGAGATAGAGGCGTACCTCGGCCTCTCCGTCTCCTTCACCGTCCACGCGGTCGACATGGTCCGCGGCGCGAGCGCGACCTGCCACGTCTTCCCCGACGAGCCGGTCTCGAAGGGGGACCTGTGGGGCGCGTACCGCGACGCGTACGCCGACGAGCCGTTCATGCGGATCGTCTCCGGCGGGGGCGGCGTCTACCGCTACCCCGAGCCGAAGTCGGTCGCGGGGACGAACCACGGCGAGGTCGGCTTCGAACTCGACCCCGGGAACCGGCGCGTCGTCGTCTTCTCGGCCATCGACAACATGACCAAGGGCTCCGCGGGACAGGCGGTCCACGCGGCGAACGTCGCCTTGGGGCTGCCCGAGACCGCCGGCTTGGGGTTCGACGGGCTTCACCCGGTGGGGTCGCCATGA
- the lysX gene encoding lysine biosynthesis protein LysX, translating into MRIGILYSRIRKDEKLLLGELRERDHEVEKIDVRRERFGLESTTAAVDDLDLVVDRCLSTSRSLYATRFIHSYAVPVVNSPETGDVCADKAKNSLALAEADIPTPATEVAFTKEAALEAVEGFGYPCVLKPVTGSWGRLMAKIDSRNAAEAILEHKETLGHYEHKVFYVQEFVDKPGRDIRVLAVDGEPIAAMTRSSDHWLTNAAKGGETEPFDLDERATGLVERASEAVGGGMLGVDLMEVGGEDSGEYTVHEVNHTVEFKALDAATEVDVPARVVDWLESKAAAPADGAVSEVDA; encoded by the coding sequence ATGCGTATAGGGATCCTCTACTCCCGGATCCGGAAGGACGAGAAGCTCCTGCTGGGCGAGCTCCGCGAGCGGGACCACGAGGTCGAGAAGATCGACGTCCGTAGGGAGCGGTTCGGCCTGGAGTCCACGACGGCGGCCGTCGACGACCTCGATCTGGTCGTCGACCGCTGCCTGTCGACGAGCCGGTCGCTGTACGCGACGCGCTTTATCCACAGCTACGCCGTCCCCGTGGTGAACTCGCCGGAGACGGGCGACGTCTGCGCCGACAAGGCGAAGAACTCGCTCGCGCTCGCGGAAGCCGATATCCCGACCCCGGCGACGGAGGTCGCGTTCACGAAGGAGGCCGCCCTTGAGGCCGTCGAGGGGTTCGGCTACCCCTGCGTCCTCAAGCCGGTCACCGGCTCGTGGGGCCGACTGATGGCGAAGATCGACTCGCGCAACGCCGCCGAGGCGATCTTAGAGCACAAGGAGACGCTCGGCCACTACGAGCACAAGGTGTTCTACGTCCAGGAGTTCGTCGACAAGCCCGGCCGCGACATCCGCGTGCTGGCGGTCGACGGCGAACCGATCGCCGCGATGACGCGCTCGTCGGACCACTGGCTCACGAACGCCGCGAAGGGCGGCGAGACCGAGCCCTTCGACCTCGACGAGCGCGCGACCGGACTGGTCGAGCGCGCCTCCGAGGCGGTCGGCGGCGGCATGCTCGGCGTCGACCTGATGGAGGTAGGCGGTGAGGACTCCGGCGAGTACACCGTCCACGAGGTGAACCACACCGTCGAGTTCAAGGCGCTCGACGCGGCCACCGAGGTCGACGTCCCGGCGCGGGTCGTCGACTGGCTGGAGTCGAAGGCCGCGGCGCCGGCCGACGGAGCGGTTTCGGAGGTGGACGCGTGA
- the argF gene encoding ornithine carbamoyltransferase — protein sequence MPLATDDFLDIDDVTPAELDALLDRAAAMKAGETDPRLADATLGMIFEKPSTRTRVSFETGMTRLGGHAMFLGPDDIQLGHGEPLKDTARVLGRYVDGVMARLFDHADVEILAEYADCPVINGLTDEAHPCQTLADLLTIRETVGEDATVAWVGDGNNVGQSFVVGAAMAGIDVEVATPADYGMNPAVFDRATEFGADVEPTTDPEAAIEGADIVYTDVWISMGQEDVRGEKLAAFDGFQVNQDLLAGTDAKVMHCLPAHRGEEVTDDVLESDRALVWDQAENRMHAQNALLVELLGGE from the coding sequence ATGCCACTCGCCACCGACGACTTCCTCGACATCGACGACGTGACGCCAGCCGAACTGGACGCCCTGCTCGACCGCGCCGCCGCGATGAAGGCGGGCGAGACGGACCCCCGACTGGCGGACGCCACGCTCGGGATGATCTTCGAGAAGCCCTCGACGCGCACCCGCGTCTCCTTCGAGACGGGGATGACTCGTTTGGGCGGCCACGCGATGTTCCTCGGCCCCGACGACATCCAACTGGGTCACGGCGAGCCGCTGAAGGACACGGCGCGCGTGCTCGGCCGGTACGTCGACGGGGTGATGGCGCGGCTGTTCGACCACGCGGACGTCGAAATCCTCGCGGAGTACGCCGACTGCCCCGTGATCAACGGACTCACCGACGAGGCGCACCCCTGTCAGACGCTCGCGGACCTCCTCACGATCCGCGAGACGGTCGGGGAGGACGCGACCGTCGCGTGGGTGGGCGACGGCAACAACGTCGGCCAGTCGTTCGTCGTCGGCGCGGCGATGGCGGGAATCGACGTCGAGGTCGCCACGCCCGCCGACTACGGGATGAACCCTGCCGTCTTCGACCGCGCCACCGAGTTCGGCGCGGACGTGGAGCCGACGACGGACCCCGAGGCCGCGATCGAGGGCGCCGACATCGTCTACACCGACGTGTGGATCTCGATGGGGCAGGAGGACGTACGCGGCGAGAAGCTGGCCGCCTTCGACGGGTTTCAGGTGAATCAGGACCTGCTCGCCGGCACCGACGCGAAGGTGATGCACTGTCTGCCCGCGCACCGCGGCGAGGAGGTCACCGACGACGTGTTAGAGTCCGACCGCGCCCTCGTCTGGGATCAGGCGGAAAACCGGATGCACGCCCAGAACGCACTGCTCGTCGAACTGCTCGGTGGAGAGTGA